The following coding sequences are from one Clarias gariepinus isolate MV-2021 ecotype Netherlands chromosome 19, CGAR_prim_01v2, whole genome shotgun sequence window:
- the LOC128507622 gene encoding olfactory receptor 4E1-like, giving the protein MENGSYRYEILRIEGLRITRYSSYPVFALLFLIYLFIMVSNIGIVMMIAMDKALHKPMYFLFCNLPLSDAISATVILPRLLKDIVAESDRYISFIACVIQAFSIHSLGTSAHTILIVMAFDRYVAICDPLRYHTIMNNIMVVRLSVIAWITAIFPVGVLLALTARLSHCSSVISNPFCDNPSLFKLSCENLLLNQIVGLFSSVMFGIISISCIAVTYLKIAHVCLKNKNSMIKGKAIKTCSTHLIVYLILLGCGSTVIILHRFSAYEELRNMASVLFCVIPSSLNPVVYGLQTKEIRQGLKQIFLRRKVIPG; this is encoded by the coding sequence ATGGAAAATGGATCATACAGATATGAGATTCTCAGGATCGAAGGATTGCGGATCACGCGTTATTCATCTTATCCAGTGTTTGCTCTTCTTTTCTTGATCTATCTGTTTATTATGGTATCTAATATTGGCATTGTCATGATGATAGCAATGGACAAAGCTCTTCACAAACCAATGTACTTccttttctgtaaccttccttTGAGTGATGCAATCAGCGCTACTGTCATACTGCCTAGGTTACTCAAAGACATTGTGGCTGAATCAGACAGGTATATCAGCTTTATCGCTTGTGTAATTCAAGCCTTTAGTATTCACTCTTTGGGTACGAGTGCACACACTATATTAATTGTCATGGCTTTTGACAGATACGTGGCCATATGTGACCCATTAAGATACCACACCATAATGAATAACATAATGGTTGTGAGGCTCTCAGTAATAGCTTGGATAACCGCTATTTTCCCAGTCGGGGTTCTTTTGGCCCTCACAGCAAGGCTCTCTCATTGTAGTTCAGTGATATCTAATCCCTTCTGTGACAATCCTTCTCTGTTTAAACTTTCCTGTGAAAATTTGTTACTTAATCAGATTGTTGGTTTGTTTTCCTCAGTCATGTTTGGGATAATCTCAATATCATGTATCGCTGTTACTTATCTAAAAATCGCacatgtatgtttaaaaaataaaaacagcatgataAAAGGCAAGGCCATAAAAACATGTAGCACACATCTGATTGTGTATCTCATTTTGCTTGGATGCGGCAGTACTGTTATTATTTTGCACCGTTTCTCAGCTTATGAGGAACTTCGAAATATGGCCAGTGTCTTATTTTGTGTTATTCCATCAAGCCTTAACCCTGTCGTATACGGCCTTCAGACCAAAGAAATTAGACAGGGGCTTAAGCAAATATTCCTGAGAAGGAAAGTGATTCCAGGATga